From Denitrovibrio acetiphilus DSM 12809, the proteins below share one genomic window:
- a CDS encoding phenylacetate--CoA ligase family protein yields the protein MLKLTDIQILKLGKILHHIRNNNLFYSRILPDERITSYEALSSLPFMTNELLAQGYPFAYSCADTKGLITGRIQQINKEPVMNFFTDNDITHIAEMTARTLSIAEVTDEDTLLLISGHDEYPSFADACEKLRHFLIHAGKLSHRKLYQLINDADANCLMGTTKDITAFIEYCRENSLELTETSLKSGIFCGKPLSNGTRKHLEKESGMDIYMTAGFGIFLHGMASDCKEHDGMHLWDDHYIVEIIDDEGKILPDGEEGELVITTLTLEALPLIRFRTGRKSAIVSREKCTCGLHTVKIDYPS from the coding sequence ATGCTGAAACTCACCGATATACAAATCCTTAAACTTGGTAAGATCCTGCATCATATAAGAAATAATAACTTATTCTACAGCCGGATTTTACCTGATGAGCGCATAACCTCATACGAGGCACTCTCCAGCCTCCCCTTCATGACAAACGAACTGCTGGCTCAGGGGTACCCCTTTGCCTATAGCTGCGCCGACACAAAAGGTCTGATTACAGGAAGAATCCAGCAAATAAATAAAGAACCGGTTATGAACTTCTTTACTGACAATGACATTACTCATATAGCAGAGATGACAGCCCGCACTCTCAGCATAGCAGAAGTGACAGACGAAGACACCCTCCTCCTGATAAGCGGGCATGACGAATACCCGTCTTTTGCGGACGCCTGTGAAAAGCTCAGACACTTCCTTATACACGCCGGCAAACTCAGCCACAGAAAACTGTACCAGCTGATAAACGACGCTGACGCAAACTGTCTGATGGGAACAACTAAAGACATAACAGCCTTTATCGAATATTGCAGAGAGAATTCTCTGGAACTGACAGAAACGTCTTTGAAATCAGGAATCTTTTGCGGTAAACCACTGAGTAACGGAACAAGAAAACATCTGGAAAAAGAATCAGGAATGGACATTTACATGACTGCCGGATTTGGCATATTTCTGCACGGCATGGCGTCCGACTGTAAAGAACATGACGGGATGCATCTATGGGATGATCATTATATAGTAGAAATAATTGATGATGAAGGCAAAATACTGCCCGATGGCGAAGAGGGGGAACTTGTAATAACTACCCTCACTCTGGAAGCACTCCCTCTGATACGATTCCGTACAGGCAGGAAATCTGCAATAGTATCAAGAGAAAAATGTACCTGTGGTCTGCACACAGTTAAAATAGACTACCCATCCTAA
- a CDS encoding acetate uptake transporter: MANKAEAAANVTTLDHAAKVAETVIADSTANPAPLGLMGFGLTTILLNLHNIGLFGIGSAILAMGIFYGGIAQIIVGIMEWKKKNTFGTVAFTSYGLFWLTLVAIIALPKFGIFDAPTTTAMTAYLFLWGLFTLVLFVGTLKMHRGIQMVFFLLTILFILLAVGDMFHSVAIKRFAGFEGVLCGLSAMYVGAAEILNEVYGRKVLPLGE, from the coding sequence ATGGCTAATAAAGCAGAAGCAGCTGCAAATGTGACAACACTTGATCACGCAGCAAAAGTAGCAGAAACAGTAATAGCTGACTCAACAGCTAATCCCGCTCCTCTCGGTCTTATGGGGTTTGGGCTCACAACAATACTTCTTAATCTTCACAACATCGGTTTGTTCGGTATCGGTAGTGCGATACTCGCTATGGGTATCTTTTACGGTGGTATAGCGCAGATCATAGTTGGGATCATGGAGTGGAAAAAGAAAAATACTTTCGGTACAGTTGCATTTACTTCCTACGGTCTTTTCTGGCTGACGCTGGTTGCGATAATAGCACTGCCGAAATTCGGGATATTTGATGCTCCCACAACAACAGCGATGACAGCTTACCTCTTTCTCTGGGGTCTTTTTACGCTGGTGCTTTTTGTGGGTACTCTTAAAATGCATAGAGGAATTCAGATGGTATTTTTCCTTCTGACAATCCTTTTCATACTTCTTGCCGTGGGCGATATGTTTCACAGCGTTGCTATCAAGAGATTTGCTGGTTTCGAAGGCGTTCTCTGCGGTCTTTCAGCAATGTATGTTGGGGCTGCTGAGATACTGAATGAAGTTTACGGCAGAAAAGTTCTCCCTCTTGGCGAATAA
- a CDS encoding SixA phosphatase family protein, which produces MLYLIRHGHAEDRSVWHDSDLKRPLVNRGVTRARKAFSRFIKLYPSPDIIFCSEALRALQTAEILHKLCGAEIVVTRELNPGASPMDYQKILDDLADDICTAVVGHEPDMSEFMSHYLTGGNLNIVFKKGSIAHIEDKQLINLIQQKVLI; this is translated from the coding sequence ATGTTATATCTTATCCGTCACGGACACGCTGAAGACAGATCTGTCTGGCATGATTCGGATCTGAAGAGACCGCTTGTCAACAGGGGTGTTACGCGTGCCCGAAAGGCTTTCAGCCGTTTTATTAAGCTGTATCCCTCCCCAGATATTATATTTTGCTCAGAAGCTCTGAGGGCATTGCAGACAGCTGAAATACTGCATAAGCTCTGTGGCGCAGAAATTGTTGTGACCAGAGAGCTGAATCCGGGTGCGTCCCCGATGGATTATCAAAAAATATTAGATGATCTCGCTGATGATATTTGTACGGCTGTGGTTGGTCACGAGCCGGATATGTCAGAGTTTATGTCGCACTATCTCACCGGAGGTAATTTAAACATTGTATTCAAGAAAGGGTCTATCGCTCATATAGAAGATAAACAGTTGATAAATCTTATTCAGCAAAAGGTGCTAATATAA
- a CDS encoding CHAD domain-containing protein yields MTDNYLITDEKPDSVEGFTFQYKYLGAEQMMLKDSYDYLLLNKGFCLLTKVDGSGLLFSAGSLAQYDSCDDAELVKRVDGIVSPRVLLPKHEFNVSRFSVSMLDELEKTIAKGITYIIETGGKAVCAMGLSPLRGYGKETAKGLRKIEGNEGGFGDAVKLLVDKTGDELIFYSAKPVLKLNPETPIYKVMGEIYTHLIDVMSKNTDGIINDVDIEFLHDFRVSVRRIRSALSLVRGVFDKDMEKEFRVRFKNLGGLTGVARDMDVYLDRIEDYERMLPGWLKGGMAELADYFKKTREAEYRKLSDYLLSGEFEKLCTDWINVVSDDKYAASKGKKPVLPLAKKAIRQAFNEIEKQADGMSTETHSDAVHEIRISFKKIRYLLEFYSSLFDKEKTAPMLKDMKALQDSLGDHNDYYVQQLALEELVENGKWSPQTASACGFLSAVLAERQMAEREKALRLIIQFMRYKPLFGELFK; encoded by the coding sequence ATGACAGATAATTATTTAATCACAGACGAAAAGCCGGATTCCGTCGAAGGATTCACTTTTCAGTATAAGTATCTCGGAGCAGAGCAGATGATGCTTAAGGACAGCTACGACTACCTGCTTTTAAACAAGGGATTCTGTCTGCTGACAAAGGTTGACGGAAGCGGACTTTTGTTTTCTGCCGGTAGTCTTGCTCAGTATGATTCATGTGATGATGCAGAGCTCGTTAAAAGGGTTGACGGGATCGTTTCGCCGAGAGTTTTACTGCCGAAGCATGAATTCAATGTCAGCAGATTTAGCGTGTCTATGCTGGATGAGCTGGAAAAAACCATAGCTAAAGGTATTACCTATATTATCGAGACAGGCGGGAAAGCTGTTTGTGCCATGGGGCTTTCGCCTCTTCGTGGGTACGGTAAAGAGACAGCAAAGGGATTGCGGAAGATTGAAGGAAATGAGGGCGGCTTTGGTGATGCTGTTAAGCTGCTTGTGGATAAAACAGGCGATGAGCTGATATTCTACAGTGCTAAACCAGTTTTAAAGCTTAACCCTGAGACCCCTATATATAAAGTTATGGGCGAGATTTATACTCACCTTATAGATGTTATGTCCAAGAATACAGACGGTATTATAAATGATGTGGACATAGAGTTTCTGCACGATTTCCGCGTATCAGTAAGGCGTATTAGGTCTGCCCTGTCCCTTGTCCGTGGAGTGTTTGACAAGGATATGGAAAAAGAGTTTCGCGTGCGCTTTAAAAATCTGGGTGGTCTCACAGGGGTTGCCAGAGATATGGATGTCTATCTGGACAGGATTGAAGATTATGAAAGGATGCTCCCCGGCTGGCTGAAAGGGGGAATGGCGGAACTGGCTGATTACTTTAAGAAGACCAGAGAGGCGGAATACCGGAAGCTGTCGGATTATCTGCTTTCCGGTGAGTTTGAAAAACTATGCACCGACTGGATAAATGTTGTTTCTGATGATAAGTATGCTGCTTCTAAGGGGAAGAAGCCTGTATTGCCGCTAGCTAAAAAGGCTATCCGGCAGGCGTTTAATGAGATAGAGAAACAAGCTGATGGTATGAGCACAGAAACCCATTCGGACGCTGTGCATGAGATACGCATCAGCTTCAAAAAGATAAGGTATCTGCTGGAATTTTACTCCTCGCTGTTTGATAAAGAAAAAACTGCGCCGATGCTGAAGGATATGAAAGCTCTTCAGGATTCGCTTGGGGATCATAACGACTATTATGTTCAGCAGCTGGCTCTGGAAGAACTCGTTGAAAATGGCAAATGGAGCCCGCAGACAGCTTCTGCCTGTGGCTTTCTTTCTGCTGTGCTGGCAGAGAGGCAGATGGCAGAGCGTGAGAAAGCTTTGCGGCTCATCATTCAGTTTATGAGGTATAAACCCTTATTCGGAGAATTGTTCAAATGA
- a CDS encoding ParA family protein, with the protein MKVVSVFNIKGGVGKTAASVNLAYFAGLAGCKTLVWDLDPQAACTYYFRVKPKIKKDIGKALTKGNSLDKSIKATDFDNVDILPSDFSYRNLDIVLGEQKKPKRVIQAALKRAFEGYDLLLVDSPPGIGLLSENIIRASDVMLMPLIPTVLSVRTCGMLMEHLRSERIRGTEVCAFFSMMDRRKKMHRDIADSFSEKGVRALDSWIPYSADVEKMGLHRSPVAEFAPKSSAARSFAGLWEEVNSIIK; encoded by the coding sequence ATGAAAGTAGTATCAGTATTTAATATCAAAGGTGGAGTGGGCAAAACGGCAGCGTCTGTTAATCTGGCATATTTTGCCGGGCTGGCAGGTTGTAAAACTCTTGTGTGGGATCTTGATCCTCAGGCAGCATGTACCTATTATTTCAGGGTTAAGCCGAAGATAAAGAAAGACATTGGCAAGGCTCTGACAAAAGGGAACAGTCTGGACAAAAGCATTAAGGCGACAGACTTCGATAATGTTGATATACTCCCTTCGGATTTCTCGTATCGGAACCTTGATATTGTGCTTGGGGAGCAGAAGAAGCCTAAGCGCGTCATTCAGGCAGCCCTTAAAAGAGCTTTTGAAGGTTATGACCTTTTGCTGGTGGACAGTCCGCCGGGGATAGGTCTTTTGTCGGAGAATATTATACGTGCATCTGATGTTATGCTTATGCCGCTGATACCGACTGTGCTTTCTGTTCGGACTTGCGGGATGCTTATGGAGCACCTACGCTCCGAGCGGATACGCGGTACGGAAGTCTGTGCTTTTTTCTCAATGATGGACAGGCGCAAAAAGATGCACAGAGACATAGCTGACTCATTCAGCGAGAAGGGTGTGAGAGCACTCGACTCATGGATTCCGTACAGCGCCGATGTTGAAAAGATGGGATTGCACCGTTCGCCAGTGGCGGAATTTGCTCCTAAATCATCAGCGGCGAGGTCTTTTGCTGGATTATGGGAAGAAGTTAATAGTATTATTAAATAA
- a CDS encoding Ppx/GppA phosphatase family protein has protein sequence MGAGDYLNIAVVDIGSNSLRMQISEVKGKSYRILEDYKEMLRLGDTIYTVGYFTPEAIDRIVETLKGVKKLAESRGCETIRAIATAAFREADNMGEVLIHVEDATGIKIEVISGEEEARLAYLAATANFELAGRKAVVADIGGGSTEYTVIEDGKMVRSVSLPLGCNRLMREFLLDDPPKSSQILSMKEHIKRSQLEVGLSRDIDMVICTGGSMNNVAVVKHYKDKLVRASNVKYVERIFLKKFIKDFSEKSYSQRIKTEGLEEQRGDLILPAAIQTDMILNETGASGFYTLSGGLRAGLTIDTINRMGIELPFQNNAENIRYSRLIEVGNKFEFDESGAVQVMKLAKKLYTGLAYEMGLGGRDWVLLEAAAVLRDVGKHIAYSKHHKHTYYLIKHSELVGYSVKEVELIANIARYHRKSSPKQSHEDYNMLNDTDRERVIKLASILRIAIALDRSHKGQIKNLKVDVRDSSVVIEAVSKGDISMEIRDFGLKKELISKLLKKTVELV, from the coding sequence ATGGGTGCTGGAGACTATCTGAATATAGCTGTTGTAGACATCGGGAGTAACTCTCTGCGTATGCAGATATCCGAGGTTAAAGGCAAAAGCTACAGAATACTTGAGGATTATAAAGAGATGCTCCGGCTCGGTGATACGATATATACCGTGGGGTATTTTACTCCGGAGGCGATAGACAGGATCGTTGAGACACTGAAAGGCGTTAAAAAACTTGCTGAGAGCCGTGGGTGTGAGACCATACGCGCCATAGCCACAGCTGCGTTTCGTGAGGCAGACAACATGGGTGAGGTTCTTATTCATGTTGAGGATGCCACAGGGATAAAGATAGAAGTTATTTCGGGGGAAGAGGAAGCCAGGCTGGCGTATCTTGCTGCCACAGCTAATTTTGAACTTGCCGGGCGGAAGGCTGTCGTAGCTGATATAGGCGGCGGGAGCACTGAGTATACTGTAATAGAAGATGGTAAAATGGTCAGATCCGTGAGCCTGCCACTCGGTTGCAATAGGCTTATGAGGGAATTTCTTCTGGATGACCCTCCGAAATCATCACAGATTCTCAGCATGAAAGAGCATATCAAGCGGAGTCAGCTTGAGGTCGGGCTTAGCAGAGATATTGATATGGTGATATGTACTGGCGGTTCTATGAATAATGTTGCTGTGGTCAAACATTACAAAGATAAACTGGTTCGTGCCAGCAATGTTAAATATGTCGAGCGTATATTTCTTAAAAAATTTATAAAAGATTTCAGTGAAAAATCTTACAGCCAGCGTATAAAAACAGAAGGGCTGGAAGAACAGCGGGGTGATCTCATTCTGCCGGCTGCAATACAGACAGATATGATTCTGAACGAGACTGGCGCAAGCGGTTTTTATACCCTTTCAGGTGGACTCAGGGCAGGGCTGACAATAGATACTATCAACAGAATGGGGATAGAGCTCCCTTTTCAGAATAATGCCGAGAACATACGATATTCCAGGCTGATAGAAGTTGGGAACAAATTTGAGTTTGATGAATCCGGCGCTGTGCAGGTTATGAAGCTTGCGAAAAAGCTTTATACGGGGCTTGCCTATGAGATGGGTCTTGGCGGGCGTGACTGGGTTCTTCTGGAGGCTGCTGCTGTGCTTCGTGATGTAGGGAAACATATAGCCTATTCTAAGCATCATAAGCATACTTATTATCTTATAAAGCACAGTGAGCTGGTGGGGTATTCTGTTAAAGAGGTTGAGCTTATAGCCAATATCGCAAGATACCACAGGAAAAGTTCTCCGAAACAGAGCCATGAGGATTACAATATGCTGAACGACACTGACAGGGAGCGCGTTATAAAGCTTGCTTCCATACTTCGCATCGCCATTGCTCTGGACAGGTCACATAAAGGTCAGATAAAAAATCTGAAAGTTGATGTCAGAGACAGTTCGGTTGTGATAGAGGCAGTGAGCAAGGGTGATATTTCAATGGAGATAAGGGATTTTGGACTTAAAAAAGAACTGATCTCGAAACTATTAAAAAAGACGGTAGAGCTTGTATGA
- a CDS encoding exopolyphosphatase-like protein has protein sequence MKNGIFAAINIGASAFRMHISEYVNGEERTLEYLIKPFRLGKDTFSKGYIALENVYLATDILRKFSQKLDEYNIRKHYKAVCTSGVREAVNRAFFIDHVRQETGIDLEIIEPADEIYIKYVGVKNDIAGFSQYEKDGVLIANISSGNVALAILKDEQNIYSGALPYGSLRLRRIFSDIPRISRYKAYEQYVMKMFHSMEGGMSKDTRLKHFISAGSSLNILLSIFRPVKNELKRSDLEKLYEKIKQMPRDTIMTSLNIRKDEASVLLPTLVTYLKLMDYAGTDTVKFTRQSFPHTLSLYYSGNIRDRGFVNRVRSTILGIGRRYNMDEKHAETTVRFSMKLFEKLRPLHSLGRREKLMLEAASILSDVGNYIGSRNHNKHSYYLVQSIEIPGLDRQFVKIVSYLALMHNGDVEHWFENKYNYFPMEKRLLIKKLVSILRVSDAMDASHMNLITDFDVDILQGKIVIRAKCKKTPFLEKLSFEEKGRIFMDTFGIPIELETRILYD, from the coding sequence ATGAAAAACGGTATTTTTGCAGCAATTAATATCGGAGCCAGCGCCTTCCGCATGCATATCAGCGAGTATGTAAACGGAGAGGAGCGCACTCTTGAATATCTTATAAAACCATTTCGCCTTGGTAAGGATACTTTCTCTAAGGGGTATATCGCCCTTGAAAATGTCTATCTTGCTACGGACATCCTGAGGAAATTCAGCCAGAAGCTTGATGAATACAATATACGCAAACATTACAAAGCTGTTTGTACCAGTGGTGTGCGTGAGGCTGTGAACAGAGCGTTTTTTATAGATCATGTCCGTCAGGAGACGGGGATAGATCTAGAGATTATCGAACCGGCAGATGAAATATACATCAAATATGTCGGTGTTAAAAATGACATAGCCGGATTCAGCCAATATGAAAAAGACGGGGTGCTGATCGCTAATATTTCAAGCGGCAATGTTGCCCTTGCCATACTGAAGGATGAGCAGAATATATACTCCGGAGCACTTCCTTACGGCAGTCTTCGACTCCGGCGGATATTCAGCGACATACCACGAATCAGCAGATACAAAGCTTATGAGCAGTATGTTATGAAGATGTTTCACTCTATGGAAGGCGGGATGTCAAAGGACACCAGACTGAAGCACTTTATCAGTGCGGGCAGTTCTCTGAATATTCTGCTGAGCATCTTCAGACCTGTTAAGAATGAACTCAAGAGATCCGACCTTGAAAAGCTCTATGAAAAGATTAAACAGATGCCGAGAGACACTATTATGACAAGCCTGAATATCAGGAAAGATGAGGCGTCTGTGCTGCTGCCGACCCTTGTTACATATCTGAAGCTTATGGACTATGCCGGGACTGATACTGTGAAGTTTACGAGGCAGTCGTTCCCTCATACTCTGAGCCTTTATTATTCCGGTAATATAAGAGACAGAGGGTTTGTGAATCGTGTGCGCAGCACTATCCTCGGTATAGGCAGAAGGTATAATATGGACGAGAAACATGCGGAGACAACTGTGCGTTTCTCGATGAAGCTGTTCGAAAAACTAAGACCTCTGCACTCCCTCGGACGAAGGGAGAAGCTTATGTTGGAGGCTGCGTCTATACTCAGTGATGTCGGCAATTATATAGGCTCCAGAAACCACAACAAGCATTCGTACTACCTTGTGCAGTCCATAGAAATCCCCGGGCTGGACAGGCAGTTTGTCAAGATTGTTTCTTATCTTGCCCTGATGCATAACGGTGATGTTGAGCACTGGTTTGAGAATAAGTATAATTATTTTCCTATGGAGAAAAGACTTCTTATCAAAAAGCTCGTGAGCATTCTGCGTGTTTCTGATGCTATGGATGCCTCGCATATGAACCTTATCACAGACTTTGATGTTGATATACTTCAGGGGAAAATTGTTATAAGGGCGAAATGTAAAAAGACACCATTTCTGGAAAAATTATCGTTCGAGGAGAAAGGACGTATTTTTATGGATACATTCGGTATCCCCATCGAGCTTGAAACAAGAATACTATACGATTAA
- the ppk1 gene encoding polyphosphate kinase 1 has protein sequence MSEQTPFINRELSWLEFNRRVLMEAVDPDVPLLEKLKFLAIFSSNLDEFFMIRVGGLKDQHDAGYRKTDIAGMTPAEQLEKISAKAHELTHLRQGIFVQVKSDLEKKGIVIAPEVDPELDEITEAIFNEEIYPVISPVTLSSANPMPFIYNFRLSVYAVLKKGGEIYHSIIILPESMQRIFRVKLEKTYYIFAEDVLKRYLPLVFPDYEIVDSYCLRVTRNADLSLEEEGAEDLLVSIKKYLKTRRKGGICRLEVDGRLPSDILDKMAELMQFEKDDVYVIDDVIDMTSLFGITAEKPELCYPPFKSKLPEGFDEKTDIFEFIKQKDVIMYRPYHDFSFISRLVAKASTDSSVVSIKMTIYRANKNSTIMENLMKAARNGKHVSVVIELKARFDEARNVDWAAMLEEAGCIVTYGIVGLKIHSKNLLIVRKEKGRIVRYSHMSTGNFNEMTAGIYTDVDYVTADEEVGRDSAALFNFLMGYTEIANWKHFYLAPRSIKSKLLELIDEEISHAKAGKKARIIVKVNSIMEKMLVDKIIEASQAGVNIDLIVRGICAIQPGLQGLTENVTVRSIVGRFLEHPRIMYFYADGQERIFFSTADWMERNMDRRVELLFEVSIQHGKDFLKEILDENLKDNQKAWVQKGVEYKKVKANSNKFNHQEYRAYNI, from the coding sequence ATGAGTGAACAGACCCCTTTTATCAACAGGGAACTGAGCTGGCTTGAATTTAACAGAAGAGTCCTTATGGAAGCGGTTGATCCGGATGTTCCGCTCCTTGAAAAGCTGAAGTTTCTTGCTATATTTTCGTCTAATCTGGACGAGTTTTTTATGATACGTGTTGGCGGGCTTAAAGATCAGCATGATGCCGGATACCGGAAAACGGACATAGCCGGAATGACGCCGGCAGAACAACTGGAAAAGATCAGTGCAAAGGCTCATGAGTTGACCCATCTCCGGCAGGGGATTTTTGTTCAGGTGAAGTCTGACCTTGAAAAGAAGGGGATTGTGATAGCACCGGAAGTTGATCCTGAGCTGGATGAGATAACCGAGGCTATTTTTAACGAAGAGATTTATCCTGTTATATCGCCGGTGACGCTGTCTTCCGCTAACCCTATGCCTTTTATATATAATTTCCGCCTGTCAGTTTATGCCGTACTGAAGAAAGGTGGGGAGATTTATCACTCGATAATAATTCTGCCTGAAAGTATGCAGCGTATTTTTCGTGTGAAGCTCGAGAAAACTTATTATATCTTCGCTGAAGATGTTCTGAAGAGATATCTGCCCCTTGTTTTCCCTGACTATGAGATTGTTGACAGCTACTGTCTGCGTGTAACCCGTAACGCCGATTTGTCCCTTGAAGAGGAGGGCGCAGAAGACCTCCTTGTTTCAATCAAAAAGTACCTGAAAACAAGGCGTAAGGGCGGAATATGCCGGCTGGAAGTTGACGGAAGACTCCCTTCGGATATTCTGGATAAGATGGCGGAGCTCATGCAGTTTGAAAAAGATGATGTGTATGTGATTGATGACGTAATAGATATGACATCTCTTTTTGGGATTACTGCTGAAAAGCCTGAACTGTGTTATCCGCCTTTCAAGAGCAAACTGCCGGAAGGCTTTGATGAGAAAACGGATATTTTTGAATTTATAAAACAGAAAGACGTAATAATGTATCGTCCGTATCACGACTTCTCTTTTATCTCACGTCTGGTTGCGAAGGCAAGTACAGATTCGTCTGTGGTTTCAATAAAGATGACGATCTATAGAGCGAACAAAAACTCGACGATTATGGAAAACCTTATGAAAGCGGCTCGGAACGGTAAACACGTCAGTGTTGTGATAGAGCTTAAAGCAAGGTTTGATGAAGCTCGTAATGTCGATTGGGCAGCGATGCTGGAAGAGGCCGGCTGCATAGTGACATACGGCATAGTCGGTTTGAAGATACACTCTAAGAACCTGCTTATCGTCCGCAAAGAGAAGGGGAGGATCGTCCGGTATTCTCACATGTCCACAGGGAATTTTAATGAAATGACAGCAGGAATATATACTGATGTGGATTATGTGACCGCAGACGAAGAGGTGGGGCGTGACTCCGCCGCGCTTTTCAACTTTCTGATGGGGTATACAGAGATAGCGAACTGGAAGCATTTTTACTTGGCTCCCAGATCTATTAAGTCAAAACTGCTGGAGCTTATAGACGAAGAGATATCCCACGCGAAAGCGGGGAAGAAAGCACGCATAATAGTGAAAGTGAATTCCATAATGGAAAAGATGCTTGTGGACAAGATCATTGAGGCATCACAGGCGGGAGTGAATATTGACCTTATAGTGAGGGGGATATGTGCAATACAGCCGGGGCTGCAAGGTCTTACGGAGAATGTCACTGTCCGCAGTATCGTAGGTCGGTTTCTTGAGCATCCGCGAATAATGTATTTTTATGCAGACGGGCAGGAACGTATATTCTTTTCCACCGCAGACTGGATGGAAAGAAATATGGACAGACGTGTTGAGCTCCTTTTCGAAGTTTCTATACAGCACGGCAAGGATTTTCTGAAAGAGATTCTGGACGAAAATTTAAAAGATAATCAAAAAGCATGGGTTCAGAAAGGCGTGGAATATAAGAAAGTTAAAGCGAACAGCAATAAATTTAATCATCAGGAGTACAGAGCATATAATATTTGA
- the hisF gene encoding imidazole glycerol phosphate synthase subunit HisF, which translates to MLAKRIIPCLDVKDGRVVKGTNFVNLRDAGDPVEVAQIYDEQGADELTFLDITASSDNRGIILDVVAKTAERVFMPVTVGGGVREVSDIRNLLNSGADKVSINTAAVHNPDFVKESALKFGSQCTVVAIDAKRKADGSGWEVYTHGGRKPTGLDAVEWALKMESFGAGEILLTSMDCDGTKDGYDNGLNAAISEALMIPVIASGGVGSPEHIYDGLTRGKADAALAASIFHFREYTIGEVKQYLKERNVPVRI; encoded by the coding sequence ATGCTGGCAAAAAGAATCATTCCCTGTCTGGACGTGAAAGACGGAAGGGTTGTTAAGGGAACAAATTTTGTAAATTTACGTGATGCCGGTGACCCTGTAGAGGTTGCGCAGATATATGACGAACAGGGGGCTGATGAGCTTACTTTTCTGGACATTACTGCAAGCTCGGATAACAGAGGCATCATACTGGACGTTGTGGCAAAGACAGCAGAGCGTGTTTTTATGCCCGTGACTGTCGGAGGCGGGGTTAGAGAGGTTTCTGATATCAGAAATCTGCTGAACTCCGGTGCAGACAAAGTATCCATAAATACTGCGGCTGTGCATAATCCTGACTTTGTTAAGGAATCTGCTCTGAAATTCGGCTCGCAGTGCACGGTGGTTGCGATAGACGCTAAAAGAAAGGCGGACGGTTCCGGCTGGGAAGTTTATACTCACGGCGGACGCAAACCCACAGGGCTTGACGCTGTTGAATGGGCGCTTAAAATGGAGAGCTTCGGTGCGGGGGAGATACTGCTTACCAGTATGGACTGTGACGGCACGAAAGACGGCTACGACAACGGACTTAATGCTGCGATATCAGAAGCGCTTATGATACCTGTGATAGCTTCCGGTGGTGTCGGCAGCCCCGAGCACATATATGACGGACTTACAAGAGGGAAAGCGGATGCGGCTCTTGCGGCAAGTATTTTCCATTTCAGGGAATATACTATCGGCGAGGTTAAGCAGTATCTGAAAGAGAGAAATGTCCCTGTACGGATATAG
- the hisE gene encoding phosphoribosyl-ATP diphosphatase: MNVEIIEKLVEVVRERKANPSDNSYTCQLLNGGSNKIIKKLGEENAELIKAILTEDDKDVAGETADLLYHLIVALEFRNVQFEDVLGVLQERFGKSGIRK, encoded by the coding sequence ATGAATGTTGAGATTATAGAGAAACTTGTTGAGGTTGTCAGGGAGCGTAAGGCGAATCCTTCAGATAATTCTTACACCTGCCAGCTTCTGAACGGCGGGTCAAACAAAATTATTAAAAAGCTGGGCGAAGAGAATGCAGAGCTTATTAAAGCTATACTGACTGAAGATGACAAGGATGTTGCCGGTGAAACAGCAGATTTGTTATATCATCTGATAGTAGCGCTGGAATTCAGGAACGTGCAGTTTGAAGATGTGCTTGGTGTGCTTCAGGAGCGTTTCGGCAAGTCCGGAATCCGAAAATAG